One genomic segment of Bradyrhizobium diazoefficiens includes these proteins:
- a CDS encoding helicase HerA-like domain-containing protein codes for MTAQDSKLGDTDKIFVGKGDEQAWLTLALANRHGLVTGATGTGKTVSLQVMAEGFARAGVPVFAADIKGDLSGISEVGEPKDFIVKRAAEMGLTFQPDQFSTVFWDVFGEQGHPVRATVTEMGPLLLARMLDLNDVQEGVLNVAFRVADDAGLTLIDMKDLRALLDAIVPDAGRKSADAEESPLADIKKAAQGFGNVTKATVGTIQRQLLVLENQGGTKFFGEPALTLKDFMKTDRDGRGVVNILVADKLMQSPRLYATFLLWMLSELFEELPEAGDLPKPKLVFFFDEAHLLFNDAPKALLDKIEQVVRLIRSKGVGVYFVTQNPIDVPDRVLGQLGNRVQHALRAFTPRDQKAVAAAAQTFRPNPKLDTAKVIMELGKGEALVSFLEGNGTPAMVERVMIRPPSARIGPITPDERKAIMDASPVKGKYDTAVDAESAYEMIQKRIAGTAATVDGPADGGGGILGQIGAIVGTVFGTNVRHGRLSTGQVIARDVTRSVTNQVIGGMAANIGKSVAGQLGGSIGRTLVRGALGGLLRR; via the coding sequence ATGACGGCACAGGACAGCAAGCTCGGCGACACCGACAAGATCTTCGTCGGCAAGGGAGACGAGCAGGCATGGCTGACGCTGGCGCTCGCCAATCGCCACGGCCTCGTCACCGGCGCAACCGGAACCGGCAAGACCGTTTCGCTGCAAGTCATGGCGGAAGGATTTGCGCGCGCCGGTGTTCCTGTGTTCGCGGCCGACATCAAGGGCGACCTCTCCGGCATCTCCGAGGTCGGCGAGCCCAAGGATTTCATCGTCAAGCGCGCCGCCGAGATGGGACTGACCTTTCAGCCCGATCAGTTCTCGACGGTGTTTTGGGACGTGTTCGGCGAGCAGGGCCATCCGGTGCGGGCGACCGTCACGGAAATGGGGCCCCTTTTGCTGGCGCGCATGCTGGATCTCAACGATGTGCAGGAAGGCGTCCTCAACGTCGCCTTCCGCGTTGCCGACGATGCTGGCCTGACCCTCATCGACATGAAGGATCTGCGCGCACTGCTCGACGCCATCGTGCCGGATGCTGGCAGGAAAAGCGCGGATGCCGAGGAAAGCCCGCTCGCGGACATCAAGAAGGCGGCTCAGGGCTTCGGCAACGTCACCAAGGCTACGGTCGGCACCATTCAGCGCCAGCTGCTGGTGCTGGAGAACCAGGGCGGCACCAAATTCTTCGGCGAGCCGGCGTTGACGCTGAAGGATTTCATGAAGACCGACCGCGACGGTCGCGGCGTGGTCAACATCCTCGTTGCCGACAAGCTGATGCAGAGCCCGCGGCTTTACGCGACGTTCCTGCTGTGGATGCTGTCGGAGCTGTTCGAGGAGCTGCCCGAGGCCGGCGACCTGCCGAAGCCCAAGCTGGTGTTCTTCTTCGACGAGGCGCATCTGCTCTTCAACGACGCGCCGAAGGCGCTGCTGGACAAGATCGAGCAGGTGGTGCGCCTGATCCGCTCCAAGGGCGTCGGCGTCTACTTCGTGACGCAGAATCCGATCGACGTGCCTGATCGCGTGCTCGGGCAATTGGGCAACCGGGTGCAGCACGCGCTACGCGCCTTCACGCCGCGTGACCAGAAGGCGGTCGCCGCCGCGGCCCAGACCTTCCGGCCCAACCCGAAGCTCGACACCGCCAAGGTGATCATGGAACTCGGCAAGGGCGAGGCGCTGGTGTCCTTCCTCGAAGGCAACGGCACGCCGGCCATGGTCGAGCGGGTGATGATCCGCCCGCCCTCGGCCCGCATCGGGCCGATCACGCCGGACGAGCGCAAGGCGATCATGGATGCGAGCCCGGTAAAGGGCAAATACGACACTGCGGTCGATGCCGAGTCCGCCTACGAGATGATCCAGAAGCGCATCGCCGGCACCGCGGCGACAGTGGATGGTCCGGCCGACGGAGGCGGCGGCATCCTCGGCCAGATCGGCGCGATCGTCGGCACCGTCTTCGGCACCAACGTCAGGCATGGCCGCCTGTCGACCGGCCAGGTCATCGCGCGCGACGTGACGCGATCGGTGACCAACCAGGTGATCGGGGGGATGGCCGCCAATATCGGCAAGTCGGTCGCCGGCCAGCTCGGCGGCTCGATCGGCCGCACGCTGGTCCGCGGTGCGCTCGGCGGGCTGCTGCGCCGGTAA
- a CDS encoding DUF2267 domain-containing protein, which yields MDELIGRLATNASVDGAVAEKTVGIILGFLRNEGPSDSVQALIDQIPGAEAAIEASSSGSGLSRLMGGGLMAVGTRLMGLGLGMSEIQNIARELFRFGRDKIGADQMGKIIAGTPGLSQFA from the coding sequence ATGGATGAGCTGATCGGGCGGCTGGCGACAAACGCCAGCGTAGATGGTGCTGTCGCTGAAAAGACCGTCGGCATTATCCTGGGCTTCCTCCGTAACGAGGGCCCTTCCGACAGCGTGCAGGCCCTGATCGATCAGATTCCCGGTGCGGAAGCCGCAATCGAGGCGTCCAGCAGCGGCAGCGGACTGTCGCGGCTGATGGGCGGCGGCCTGATGGCCGTCGGCACCCGCCTGATGGGCCTCGGACTTGGCATGTCCGAAATTCAAAATATCGCCCGTGAACTTTTCCGCTTCGGCCGAGACAAAATCGGAGCGGATCAGATGGGCAAGATCATCGCGGGGACGCCGGGCCTCAGCCAGTTCGCCTGA
- a CDS encoding DUF4332 domain-containing protein, whose protein sequence is MTYPISEIEGLSVFAANKLKAQGIRTTDALLEAAGTVKGRKALSAKTGISEQLLLEWANVSDYMRIPGMGRAKVGLVRAAGVTTVRELAYRNPARLAQSMRDANAKKKLVRILPSEKSVGDIIAKAKKLPPKITY, encoded by the coding sequence ATGACATATCCGATCTCCGAGATTGAGGGCCTGTCGGTCTTTGCCGCCAACAAGTTGAAGGCACAGGGTATCCGCACCACCGATGCACTGCTTGAGGCAGCCGGCACCGTGAAGGGTCGCAAGGCGCTCTCCGCCAAGACCGGCATCAGCGAACAGCTCCTGCTGGAATGGGCCAATGTGTCCGATTATATGCGCATCCCTGGCATGGGTCGGGCCAAGGTCGGCCTGGTCCGCGCCGCCGGCGTCACCACCGTGCGCGAGCTCGCCTATCGCAATCCGGCAAGGCTCGCCCAGAGCATGCGGGACGCCAACGCGAAGAAGAAGCTGGTCCGCATTCTTCCTTCCGAGAAGTCGGTCGGCGACATCATCGCCAAGGCCAAGAAGCTGCCGCCGAAGATTACGTATTAG
- a CDS encoding IS30 family transposase, which yields MGRCYGQLSLEERVEIYRLHAGGISQNQIAAALGRSPSTINRELRRNSKRTKAWAGGYEPVRAQQLAERRRRWDCRFKLARQSDLRRCVGKSLAMGHSPEQIAGRLALKHGRVIISHESIYRFIYHRTAQKDYWYRLLPRHKKMRGRRRRGGSSASLIKQRRSITERPIEVEGRQVPGHWEADFMMFSRSGQGLMVLHERHSRFNLVHRPVDRKAIPTARAIARQLGKLPPAMRQTISFDNGNEFAEHHRLHDILGVQTFFCDPHSPWQKGGVENSIGRLRRSLPRKTDLDLLTAADLRRYVQRLNNTPRKCLDFKTPAEAFSDLRSTVALQT from the coding sequence ATGGGACGATGTTATGGCCAGCTCAGCCTTGAGGAGCGCGTTGAGATATACCGCCTGCATGCAGGCGGTATATCTCAAAACCAAATTGCGGCGGCCCTGGGCCGGTCGCCTTCCACGATCAATCGGGAACTTAGGCGCAATTCCAAGCGGACGAAGGCTTGGGCCGGCGGGTATGAGCCGGTCCGCGCCCAGCAATTGGCCGAGCGACGGAGGCGATGGGATTGTCGCTTCAAGCTGGCGCGCCAGTCAGACCTGCGAAGATGCGTCGGCAAAAGCCTTGCGATGGGACATTCGCCGGAGCAGATCGCCGGCCGACTGGCGCTGAAGCATGGTCGCGTCATCATTAGCCATGAGTCAATCTATCGTTTCATCTATCATCGGACGGCCCAGAAGGATTACTGGTATCGTCTGCTGCCCCGTCACAAGAAAATGCGAGGGCGCCGGCGACGGGGCGGCAGCTCCGCCAGCCTCATAAAACAGCGGCGCTCGATCACAGAACGGCCCATTGAGGTCGAAGGCCGCCAGGTGCCGGGCCATTGGGAGGCCGACTTCATGATGTTCTCCCGATCCGGTCAGGGGCTGATGGTTCTCCATGAACGACACAGCCGCTTCAACCTGGTTCACCGCCCCGTTGACCGAAAAGCTATTCCCACCGCTCGAGCCATCGCCCGCCAGCTCGGCAAACTGCCACCAGCGATGCGCCAAACCATCAGCTTCGACAATGGCAACGAGTTTGCCGAGCACCATCGGCTTCACGATATCCTCGGCGTTCAGACTTTCTTCTGTGATCCTCACAGCCCTTGGCAAAAAGGCGGCGTTGAAAACTCGATCGGCCGCTTGCGACGCTCGCTGCCTCGCAAGACGGATCTCGATCTCCTCACGGCTGCCGATCTCAGACGATATGTTCAGCGCCTCAACAACACCCCACGCAAATGCCTGGACTTCAAGACACCCGCCGAGGCATTCTCCGACCTTAGATCAACCGTTGCACTTCAAACGTGA
- the folP gene encoding dihydropteroate synthase, producing MNASSSPSVQPAGSAGPDVLRAPLGRPIPAVMGVLNVTPDSFSDGGEFIAPELALERARAMIADGADIIDIGAESTRPYKGAKAVTAEDELARLKPVLADVVALGVPVSIDSMKAEVVAFALDQGATIANDVWGLQRDADMAPLVAAKGVPVIVMHNRDSVDPAIDIVVDMKAFFLRSLDIAAKAGIAREKIVLDPGIGFGKTAEQSMIALARLRELDMFGLPILVGASRKRFIASVSPSEPSGRLGGSIAAHLIAAQKGAKIIRTHDVAATLQALRVAHAIESKPESTPGSTS from the coding sequence ATGAACGCCTCGTCCTCCCCATCCGTCCAGCCGGCCGGCTCGGCCGGGCCTGACGTGCTGCGAGCGCCGCTGGGACGCCCGATCCCGGCGGTGATGGGCGTGCTCAACGTGACCCCGGATTCCTTCTCCGACGGCGGCGAGTTCATCGCGCCCGAGCTGGCGCTGGAGCGGGCGCGGGCGATGATCGCCGACGGCGCCGACATCATCGATATCGGCGCCGAATCCACCCGGCCCTACAAGGGCGCGAAGGCCGTCACGGCCGAGGACGAGCTGGCCCGGCTGAAGCCGGTGCTGGCTGATGTCGTCGCGCTCGGCGTGCCCGTGTCGATCGACAGCATGAAGGCGGAGGTGGTGGCCTTCGCCCTCGACCAGGGCGCCACGATCGCCAACGACGTCTGGGGCCTGCAACGCGATGCCGACATGGCGCCGCTGGTCGCCGCGAAAGGCGTCCCCGTCATCGTCATGCACAACCGCGACAGCGTCGATCCCGCCATCGACATCGTGGTGGACATGAAGGCATTCTTCCTGCGCTCGCTCGATATCGCCGCGAAAGCCGGCATCGCGCGCGAGAAAATCGTGCTCGATCCCGGCATCGGCTTCGGCAAGACCGCGGAGCAGAGCATGATCGCGCTGGCGCGCTTGCGCGAGCTCGACATGTTCGGCTTGCCGATCCTGGTCGGTGCCTCGCGCAAACGCTTCATCGCCTCGGTGTCGCCGTCGGAGCCATCGGGGCGGCTCGGCGGCTCGATCGCCGCGCATCTGATCGCAGCCCAGAAGGGCGCAAAAATCATCCGGACCCATGACGTCGCCGCGACCTTGCAGGCCCTGCGGGTGGCGCACGCAATCGAGAGCAAGCCAGAGAGCACGCCAGGGAGCACGTCATGA
- the folB gene encoding dihydroneopterin aldolase, with product MTDTIFVTGLSIHARHGVMDHETEVGQRFVIDLELYTDLSEPSRSDRLADTVSYADVVATTTAAFKNTNYKLLERAAGAVADAILSHFPRIRAVKITVHKPHAPIAAIFDDVGIMLTRSRHP from the coding sequence ATGACCGATACGATCTTCGTCACCGGCCTGTCGATCCATGCCCGCCATGGCGTGATGGATCACGAGACCGAGGTCGGCCAGCGTTTCGTCATCGATCTCGAACTCTACACCGACCTGTCGGAGCCCTCGCGCAGCGACCGCCTCGCCGACACCGTGTCCTACGCCGACGTCGTGGCGACCACGACGGCGGCGTTCAAGAACACCAACTACAAGCTTTTGGAGCGCGCGGCCGGCGCAGTCGCCGACGCCATCCTGTCGCACTTCCCGCGGATCCGCGCCGTGAAGATCACCGTGCACAAGCCGCATGCGCCGATCGCGGCGATCTTCGACGACGTCGGCATCATGCTGACCCGCTCGCGGCATCCCTGA
- the folK gene encoding 2-amino-4-hydroxy-6-hydroxymethyldihydropteridine diphosphokinase translates to MASVLIALGGNVGDVRATFKKAITNICGMAQAAIVARSSDYATPPWGDEDQAPFINACVEIETDLDPHALLFVMQKVEQKFGRIRDKQRRWGPRTLDLDMIAYDDVSLHKPDLTLPHPRLFERAFVLVPLAEIAPDRVISGIRVRDGLASVSTQGIERLPDTG, encoded by the coding sequence ATGGCAAGCGTGCTGATCGCCCTCGGCGGCAATGTCGGCGATGTCCGAGCGACATTCAAAAAGGCGATCACCAATATTTGCGGCATGGCGCAAGCCGCAATTGTGGCGCGCTCCTCGGACTATGCGACGCCGCCTTGGGGCGACGAGGACCAGGCGCCCTTCATCAATGCCTGCGTCGAGATCGAGACCGATCTCGATCCGCACGCGCTCTTGTTCGTCATGCAGAAGGTCGAGCAGAAATTCGGCCGTATCAGGGACAAGCAGCGGCGCTGGGGCCCGCGCACGCTCGATCTCGACATGATCGCCTATGACGACGTCTCCTTGCACAAGCCCGACCTGACCCTGCCGCATCCGCGCCTGTTCGAGCGCGCTTTCGTGCTGGTGCCGCTCGCCGAAATCGCGCCCGACCGAGTGATCTCCGGCATTCGTGTGCGTGACGGGCTTGCCAGCGTCTCGACGCAAGGCATTGAGCGGCTTCCGGATACCGGTTAA
- a CDS encoding methylmalonyl-CoA mutase family protein gives MTSVTDDLPLAADFPKATVEDWRKLVDGVLNGAPFEKLVGKTYDGIKIDPLYPRASGVTPVVGRAASAPWQIMQRIDHPDPALANAQALTDLENGATGLVLVFAGANGARGFGLEPSADAIATVLKDIHLDAGIGLELEIGPQSRMAAIHVAEYVKSKGLDPAACNIRFGLDPLAACAVWGHSPYSWDEIVPAITGGIKGLAALGFSGPFASADGRVIHDAGGSEVQELAFALACGVAYLRAIEGGGIPLEQARDMVYARLAADADQFLTMAKFRALRLLWTRIETACGLTPKPLFIAADTAWRMLTQRDPYVNMLRATVATFAAGLAGANAITVLPHTTALGLPDPFARRVARNTQLLLLDESNLAKVSDPAAGAGGIETLTAQLCEAAWALFQESEKAGGAFAALQQGLFQSKVAATRKAREANIAKRCDVLTGASEFPNLHESETAVLQATPVALAPYGEQKYKFDPLPPMRLAQPFEALRDKSDAALKARGARPKVFLANLGTPADFTPRATFARSFFEAGGIQAVDSEGFSDPAELAAAFRASGAELACLCSSDKVYAEHAEATAKALQSAGSRHIYLAGRPAEAEADLRAAGVTGFIFAGADALATLQEAYLRMEQA, from the coding sequence ATGACCTCCGTGACTGACGATCTGCCGCTGGCGGCCGATTTTCCCAAGGCGACCGTCGAAGACTGGCGCAAGCTGGTCGACGGCGTGCTGAACGGCGCGCCGTTCGAGAAGCTGGTCGGCAAGACCTATGACGGCATCAAGATCGACCCGCTCTATCCGCGCGCCAGCGGCGTTACGCCCGTGGTGGGACGGGCCGCTTCTGCGCCGTGGCAAATCATGCAGCGGATCGACCATCCCGATCCGGCGCTCGCGAACGCGCAGGCGCTCACCGACCTCGAGAACGGCGCGACGGGGCTTGTGCTGGTGTTCGCCGGCGCCAATGGCGCTCGCGGCTTCGGCCTGGAACCTTCGGCCGATGCCATCGCAACAGTGTTGAAGGACATTCATCTCGATGCCGGCATTGGCCTCGAGCTCGAGATCGGTCCGCAATCGCGGATGGCCGCGATCCATGTCGCGGAATATGTGAAGAGCAAGGGCCTCGATCCCGCGGCTTGCAACATCCGCTTCGGCCTCGATCCGCTCGCCGCCTGTGCGGTGTGGGGCCACAGCCCTTATAGCTGGGACGAGATCGTTCCCGCTATCACGGGCGGCATCAAGGGTCTCGCCGCACTCGGCTTCAGCGGGCCGTTTGCCTCCGCCGACGGACGCGTTATCCACGACGCCGGTGGCTCCGAGGTGCAGGAGCTCGCCTTCGCGCTCGCCTGCGGCGTTGCCTACTTGCGCGCGATCGAAGGTGGCGGCATTCCGCTCGAGCAGGCGCGGGATATGGTCTATGCGCGGCTTGCCGCCGATGCTGACCAGTTCCTGACCATGGCCAAATTCCGCGCACTGCGGCTGCTGTGGACGCGCATCGAGACGGCCTGCGGGCTGACGCCAAAACCGCTGTTCATCGCCGCCGACACCGCCTGGCGCATGCTGACGCAGCGCGACCCCTATGTGAACATGCTGCGCGCGACCGTCGCGACATTCGCAGCGGGGCTCGCCGGCGCCAACGCGATCACCGTGCTGCCGCATACGACGGCGCTGGGCCTGCCTGATCCGTTCGCGCGGCGCGTGGCGCGCAATACGCAGCTCCTGCTGCTGGACGAAAGCAATCTCGCCAAAGTCAGCGATCCCGCAGCGGGCGCCGGCGGCATCGAGACGCTGACCGCGCAGCTGTGCGAGGCGGCCTGGGCGCTGTTCCAGGAGAGCGAGAAAGCCGGCGGCGCCTTTGCCGCGCTTCAGCAGGGCCTGTTCCAGAGCAAGGTCGCGGCGACGCGAAAGGCGCGCGAGGCCAACATCGCCAAGCGCTGCGACGTGTTGACCGGCGCCAGCGAGTTTCCGAACCTGCATGAGAGCGAGACCGCGGTGCTCCAGGCAACGCCGGTCGCGCTCGCGCCTTACGGCGAGCAAAAATACAAGTTCGATCCGCTCCCCCCGATGCGGCTTGCGCAACCATTCGAGGCGCTTCGCGACAAATCCGATGCAGCACTGAAGGCGCGCGGCGCGCGGCCAAAAGTGTTTTTGGCCAATCTCGGCACGCCCGCCGATTTCACGCCGCGCGCGACCTTTGCGAGGAGCTTTTTCGAAGCCGGCGGGATCCAGGCGGTGGACAGCGAGGGCTTTAGCGATCCGGCCGAGCTGGCTGCCGCGTTCCGGGCCTCAGGCGCGGAGCTTGCCTGCCTTTGTTCCAGCGACAAGGTCTATGCGGAACACGCCGAAGCTACGGCAAAGGCCCTGCAAAGTGCAGGAAGCCGACATATCTACCTGGCAGGCCGCCCGGCTGAGGCCGAGGCGGACTTGCGGGCTGCCGGGGTCACCGGCTTCATCTTTGCCGGGGCCGACGCGCTTGCCACGCTACAGGAGGCCTACCTTCGGATGGAGCAGGCATGA
- a CDS encoding GFA family protein translates to MTESGKTVFTGGCQCGAVRFAVTATPNRVSICHCRMCQKASGAPFASFADINRADFAWTKGKPSFFRSSSIADRGYCAACGTPLSFARIDGDRIEIMTGAFDRPDRLVPTRQYGTESRLGWVVGISNLPSQTTQQNYGPEKMATIVSHQHPDHD, encoded by the coding sequence ATGACCGAATCCGGCAAGACAGTCTTCACCGGCGGCTGCCAATGCGGCGCCGTGCGCTTCGCGGTCACGGCCACGCCGAACCGGGTCTCGATCTGCCATTGCCGGATGTGCCAGAAGGCCAGCGGTGCGCCGTTCGCCTCCTTTGCCGACATCAATCGGGCTGACTTCGCCTGGACCAAAGGCAAGCCTTCGTTCTTCCGCTCCTCCTCGATTGCCGATCGCGGCTATTGCGCCGCCTGCGGCACGCCGCTGAGCTTCGCCCGCATCGATGGCGACCGCATCGAGATCATGACCGGCGCCTTCGACCGCCCCGACCGGCTGGTGCCAACCCGGCAGTACGGAACCGAGTCCCGCCTCGGCTGGGTGGTCGGCATCTCCAACCTGCCGAGCCAAACCACGCAGCAGAATTACGGACCGGAGAAGATGGCGACCATCGTCAGCCATCAGCATCCGGATCATGATTGA
- the scpA gene encoding methylmalonyl-CoA mutase, giving the protein MSRIPDFADVAFERIATAAPSGSAEPWLTPEGILVKPAYGEADLAGLDFLETYPGIAPYLRGPYPTMYVNQPWTVRQYAGFSTAEDSNAFYRRNLAAGQKGLSVAFDLATHRGYDSDHPRVGGDVGMAGVAIDSIYDMRTLFAGIPLEQMSVSMTMNGAVLPILALYVAAAEEQGVPPEKLSGTIQNDILKEFMVRNTYIYPPAPSMRIISDIFAYTSTRMPKYNSISISGYHMQEAGATQDLELAYTLADGVEYLRAGLAAGLDVDRFAPRLSFFWAIGMNFFMEVAKLRAARLLWAKLLKPFNPKDPRSLSLRTHSQTSGWSLTAQDVFNNVMRTTVEAMAATQGHTQSLHTNALDEALALPTDFSARIARNTQLFLQQESGTTRIIDPWGGSYYVERLTRDLAAKAWGHIQEVEELGGMAKAIEAGVPKLRIEEASAKTQARIDAGKQAVIGVNKYKPTDETPIEILKVDNTNVRRLQIDKLTRLKSERNQKDVDAALAALTRSAGEGNGNLLALAIDAARAKATVGEISDAMEKVFGRHRAEIKSITGVYKREASSMGNQVEKVQALIDAFEEAEGRRPRILVAKIGQDGHDRGQKVIASAFADIGFDVDIGPLFATADEAARQAIENDVHILGVSSLAAAHLTAVPELQAALKKQGRDDIMIIVGGVVPPQDYDALYAAGAEAIFPPGTVIADAAEELIRKLNARLGHSEAAE; this is encoded by the coding sequence ATGAGCCGCATCCCTGATTTCGCCGACGTCGCCTTCGAGCGTATCGCCACCGCAGCGCCGTCAGGCAGCGCCGAGCCGTGGCTGACGCCCGAGGGAATTCTGGTGAAGCCCGCTTATGGCGAGGCGGATCTCGCCGGGCTCGATTTCCTCGAGACCTATCCGGGCATCGCGCCTTACCTGCGCGGCCCCTACCCGACCATGTATGTCAACCAGCCCTGGACGGTCAGGCAATATGCCGGCTTCTCCACGGCGGAGGATTCCAACGCGTTCTACCGCCGCAATCTGGCGGCCGGACAGAAAGGCCTCTCGGTGGCCTTCGACCTCGCCACGCATCGCGGCTACGACTCGGATCATCCGCGCGTCGGCGGCGACGTCGGCATGGCTGGTGTCGCCATCGATTCCATCTACGACATGCGCACGCTGTTTGCGGGGATTCCGCTCGAGCAGATGAGCGTGTCCATGACCATGAACGGCGCGGTGCTGCCGATCCTCGCGCTCTACGTCGCGGCCGCCGAGGAACAGGGCGTACCGCCGGAAAAGCTCTCGGGCACCATTCAGAACGACATTCTGAAAGAGTTCATGGTGCGCAACACCTATATCTATCCGCCAGCGCCCTCGATGCGGATCATCTCCGACATCTTCGCTTACACCTCCACGAGGATGCCGAAATACAATTCGATCTCGATCTCCGGCTACCACATGCAGGAGGCCGGCGCGACGCAGGACCTCGAGCTCGCCTATACGCTCGCCGACGGCGTCGAATACTTACGCGCCGGCCTTGCCGCCGGCCTGGATGTCGACCGCTTCGCGCCGCGGCTGTCGTTCTTCTGGGCGATCGGCATGAACTTCTTCATGGAGGTCGCCAAGCTGCGCGCCGCGCGCCTGCTCTGGGCGAAGCTCTTGAAGCCGTTCAATCCGAAAGACCCCCGCTCTCTATCGCTGCGCACGCATAGCCAGACCTCGGGCTGGTCGCTGACCGCGCAGGACGTCTTCAACAACGTGATGCGCACGACGGTGGAGGCGATGGCGGCGACGCAAGGCCACACTCAGTCGCTGCACACCAACGCACTCGACGAGGCGCTCGCGCTGCCGACCGACTTCTCGGCCCGCATCGCCCGCAACACCCAGCTGTTCCTGCAGCAGGAGAGCGGCACCACCCGCATCATCGATCCCTGGGGCGGCTCATATTACGTCGAGCGCCTGACGCGCGATCTCGCCGCGAAAGCCTGGGGCCATATCCAGGAGGTCGAGGAGCTCGGCGGCATGGCGAAGGCCATCGAGGCCGGCGTACCGAAGCTGCGCATTGAGGAAGCCTCGGCCAAGACGCAAGCCCGCATCGATGCCGGCAAGCAGGCCGTGATCGGCGTCAACAAGTACAAGCCGACCGACGAGACGCCGATCGAAATCCTCAAGGTCGACAACACCAATGTTCGGCGCCTGCAGATCGACAAGCTGACGCGCCTCAAATCCGAGCGCAACCAGAAGGACGTCGACGCCGCGCTCGCCGCACTGACGCGCTCGGCCGGCGAAGGCAACGGCAATCTGCTCGCGCTCGCAATCGACGCGGCGCGCGCGAAAGCAACCGTCGGCGAAATCTCTGACGCGATGGAGAAAGTGTTCGGCCGGCACCGCGCCGAGATCAAATCCATCACCGGCGTCTACAAGCGAGAGGCGTCCAGCATGGGCAACCAGGTCGAGAAGGTTCAGGCGCTGATCGACGCCTTTGAAGAAGCGGAGGGCCGCCGCCCGCGCATCCTGGTCGCCAAAATCGGCCAGGACGGCCACGACCGCGGCCAGAAGGTGATTGCATCCGCCTTCGCCGATATCGGCTTCGACGTCGACATCGGGCCGCTGTTTGCGACCGCCGACGAAGCCGCGCGGCAGGCGATCGAGAACGACGTGCACATCCTCGGCGTCTCCTCGCTCGCCGCTGCCCATCTCACCGCCGTGCCGGAGCTCCAAGCCGCGCTGAAGAAGCAGGGCCGCGACGACATCATGATCATCGTCGGCGGCGTGGTGCCGCCGCAGGACTACGATGCGCTCTACGCGGCCGGCGCAGAAGCGATCTTCCCGCCGGGCACCGTGATCGCGGACGCGGCCGAGGAGCTGATCCGCAAGCTGAATGCCCGGCTCGGGCATAGTGAGGCGGCGGAGTAA
- a CDS encoding RsiV family protein → MFLAPTLVRALTAVAVCGALFGLAHAAGPKPDAVVKTKSIDARVFLDDRIKADAALAADCLAEGKKWLDKNAAEAAASREQDPQFFRDGGWDFERKYAIRSVVADRYVSVLRDDYMDTHGAHPNSDVNTILWDKAEGKRISIRPFFTETADGGPTMTAMVKAVIASLKIEKKKRDTSETATDEWFKHLEPSLLKIGAVTLAPSTEAGKSSGLTFHYPPYAVGPYAEGEYVAFVPWERLKPHLTAEGTRIFGGARPKGDADEPQ, encoded by the coding sequence ATGTTTCTCGCGCCAACGCTCGTGCGCGCGCTGACTGCGGTCGCCGTTTGCGGCGCGCTGTTCGGTCTCGCGCACGCCGCCGGCCCCAAGCCCGACGCCGTCGTCAAGACCAAGAGCATCGACGCCCGCGTCTTCCTCGACGACAGAATCAAGGCAGATGCCGCGCTGGCGGCGGATTGCCTCGCCGAAGGCAAAAAGTGGCTCGACAAGAACGCGGCTGAAGCCGCCGCCTCGCGCGAGCAGGATCCGCAGTTCTTCAGGGACGGCGGCTGGGATTTCGAGCGCAAATATGCGATCCGCTCCGTCGTTGCCGACCGCTACGTCAGCGTCCTGCGCGACGACTACATGGATACCCACGGCGCGCATCCCAACTCGGACGTGAACACGATCCTGTGGGACAAGGCCGAGGGCAAGCGCATCTCGATCCGCCCGTTCTTCACCGAGACCGCCGACGGCGGGCCCACCATGACGGCGATGGTGAAGGCCGTGATCGCCTCGCTGAAAATCGAGAAGAAGAAGCGCGACACCAGCGAGACCGCGACCGACGAGTGGTTCAAGCACTTGGAGCCGAGCCTGCTCAAGATCGGCGCGGTGACGCTCGCGCCTTCAACCGAAGCGGGCAAGAGCTCCGGGCTCACCTTCCACTATCCACCCTACGCGGTCGGCCCCTACGCCGAAGGCGAGTATGTCGCCTTCGTGCCGTGGGAGAGACTGAAGCCGCATCTCACCGCGGAAGGCACGCGCATCTTCGGCGGCGCGCGGCCGAAGGGCGATGCGGACGAGCCGCAATGA